Proteins encoded by one window of Bubalus bubalis isolate 160015118507 breed Murrah chromosome 4, NDDB_SH_1, whole genome shotgun sequence:
- the NR4A1 gene encoding nuclear receptor subfamily 4 group A member 1 isoform X1, with protein MPCIQAQYGTPAPSPGPRDHLAGDLLTPELSKPTMDLASPEAAPAVPTALPSFSTFMDGYTGEFDTFLYQLSGTAQPCSSASSSASSTSSSSATSPASASFKFEDFQVYGCYPGTLSGPLDETLSSSGSDYYGSPCSAPSPSTPSFQPPQLSPWDGSFGPFSPSQTYEGLRAWTEQLPKASGHPQPPAFFSFSPPPGPSPSLAPSPLKLFPSQAAHQLGEGESYSMQTAFPGLVPTSPHLDGSGRLDAPVTSAKARSGAPGGSEGRCAVCGDNASCQHYGVRTCEGCKGFFKRTVQKNAKYICLANKDCPVDKRRRNRCQFCRFQKCLAVGMVKEVVRTDSLKGRRGRLPSKPKQPPETSPAHLLTSLVRAHLDSGPSTSKLDYSKFQELALPHFGKEDAGDVQQFYDLLSGSLEVIRKWAEKIPGFAELFPGDQDLLLESAFLELFILRLAYRSKPAEGKLIFCSGLVLHRLQCARGFGDWIDSILAFSRSLHSLVVDIPAFACLSALVLITDRHGLQEPRRVEELQNRIASCLKEHVSAEAGEPQPASCLSRLLGKLPELRTLCTQGLQRIFYLKLEDLVPPPPIVDKIFMDTLPF; from the exons atgccCTGTATCCAAGCCCAGTATGGGACACCAGCACCAAGCCCAGGACCCCGTGACCACCTGGCAGGCGACCTCCTGACCCCCGAGCTCAGCAAGCCCACCATGGACCTGGCCAGCCCCGAGGCGGCCCCCGCTGTCCCTACCGCCTTGCCCAGCTTCAGCACCTTCATGGACGGCTACACAGGGGAGTTTGACACCTTCCTCTACCAACTGTCAGGCACAGCCCAGCCGTGCTCCTCGGCCTCCTCCTCGGCCTCCTCCACGTCCTCATCGTCAgccacctccccagcctctgcTTCCTTCAAGTTCGAGGACTTCCAGGTGTACGGCTGCTACCCTGGCACGCTGAGTGGCCCTCTGGACGAGACCCTGTCCTCCAGCGGCTCTGACTACTATGGCAGTCCCTGCTCTGCACCGTCACCATCCACGCCCAGCTTCCAGCCTCCCCAGCTCTCTCCCTGGGATGGCTCCTTTGGCCCCTTCTCGCCCAGCCAGACTTACGAAGGCCTGCGGgcatggacagagcagctgcCCAAGGCTTCTGGGCACCCCCAGCCGCCGGCCTTCTTTTCCTTCAGCCCTCCCCCCGGCCCCAGTCCCAGCCTGGCCCCAAGCCCCCTGAAGCTGTTCCCCTCGCAGGCCGCCCACcagctgggggagggagagagctaTTCCATGCAAACAGCGTTCCCAGGCCTGGTGCCCACTTCTCCCCACCTTGATGGCTCAGGGAGGCTGGACGCGCCCGTGACCTCTGCCAAGGCCCGGAGTGGGGCTCCGGGTGGAAGCGAGGGCCGCTGTGCTGTGTGTGGGGACAATGCTTCCTGCCAGCATTATGGTGTCCGCACCTGTGAGGGCTGCAAAGGCTTCTTCAAG CGCACAGTGCAGAAAAATGCCAAGTACATCTGCCTGGCTAACAAGGACTGCCCTGTGGACAAGAGGCGGCGAAACCGCTGCCAGTTCTGCCGCTTCCAGAAGTGCCTGGCCGTGGGCATGGTGAAGGAAG TTGTCCGGACAGACAGCCTGAAAGGACGGCGGGGTCGGCTCCCTTCAAAGCCCAAGCAGCCCCCAGAAACCTCCCCAGCACACCTACTCACCTCCTTGGTCCGGGCGCACTTGGACTCGGGGCCCAGCACTTCTAAACTGGACTACTCCAAG TTCCAGGAGCTGGCGCTGCCCCACTTCGGGAAAGAGGATGCTGGGGACGTGCAGCAGTTCTACGACCTGCTCTCGGGTTCCCTGGAGGTGATCCGCAAGTGGGCCGAGAAGATCCCCGGCTTTGCTGAACTGTTTCCCGGAGACCAGGACCTGCTGCTGGAGTCCGCCTTTCTGGAGCTCTTTATCCTCCGTCTGGCCTACCG GTCTAAACCAGCCGAGGGGAAGCTCATCTTCTGCTCAGGCCTGGTGCTGCACCGCCTGCAATGCGCCCGTGGCTTCGGGGACTGGATCGACAGCATCTTGGCCTTCTCGCGCTCCCTGCACAGCTTGGTGGTCGACATCCCTGCCTTCGCCTGCCTCTCCGCGCTTGTCCTCATCACAG ACCGGCATGGGCTGCAGGAGCCTCGCCGGGTAGAGGAGCTGCAGAACCGCATTGCCAGCTGCCTGAAGGAGCACGTCTCGGCCGAGGCGGGTGAGCCCCAGCCGGCCAGCTGCCTGTCGCGCCTGCTGGGCAAGCTGCCCGAGCTGCGGACCCTGTGCACCCAGGGCTTGCAGCGCATCTTCTACCTCAAGCTGGAGGACTTGGTGCCCCCTCCACCCATCGTCGACAAGATCTTTATGGACACGCTGCCCTTCTGA
- the NR4A1 gene encoding nuclear receptor subfamily 4 group A member 1 isoform X2 produces the protein MPCIQAQYGTPAPSPGPRDHLAGDLLTPELSKPTMDLASPEAAPAVPTALPSFSTFMDGYTGEFDTFLYQLSGTAQPCSSASSSASSTSSSSATSPASASFKFEDFQVYGCYPGTLSGPLDETLSSSGSDYYGSPCSAPSPSTPSFQPPQLSPWDGSFGPFSPSQTYEGLRAWTEQLPKASGHPQPPAFFSFSPPPGPSPSLAPSPLKLFPSQAAHQLGEGESYSMQTAFPGLVPTSPHLDGSGRLDAPVTSAKARSGAPGGSEGRCAVCGDNASCQHYGVRTCEGCKGFFKRTVQKNAKYICLANKDCPVDKRRRNRCQFCRFQKCLAVGMVKEVVRTDSLKGRRGRLPSKPKQPPETSPAHLLTSLVRAHLDSGPSTSKLDYSKFQELALPHFGKEDAGDVQQFYDLLSGSLEVIRKWAEKIPGFAELFPGDQDLLLESAFLELFILRLAYRSKPAEGKLIFCSGLVLHRLQCARGFGDWIDSILAFSRSLHSLVVDIPAFACLSALVLITGKSWDLSGPHFVPWKMRMTSIAALLGF, from the exons atgccCTGTATCCAAGCCCAGTATGGGACACCAGCACCAAGCCCAGGACCCCGTGACCACCTGGCAGGCGACCTCCTGACCCCCGAGCTCAGCAAGCCCACCATGGACCTGGCCAGCCCCGAGGCGGCCCCCGCTGTCCCTACCGCCTTGCCCAGCTTCAGCACCTTCATGGACGGCTACACAGGGGAGTTTGACACCTTCCTCTACCAACTGTCAGGCACAGCCCAGCCGTGCTCCTCGGCCTCCTCCTCGGCCTCCTCCACGTCCTCATCGTCAgccacctccccagcctctgcTTCCTTCAAGTTCGAGGACTTCCAGGTGTACGGCTGCTACCCTGGCACGCTGAGTGGCCCTCTGGACGAGACCCTGTCCTCCAGCGGCTCTGACTACTATGGCAGTCCCTGCTCTGCACCGTCACCATCCACGCCCAGCTTCCAGCCTCCCCAGCTCTCTCCCTGGGATGGCTCCTTTGGCCCCTTCTCGCCCAGCCAGACTTACGAAGGCCTGCGGgcatggacagagcagctgcCCAAGGCTTCTGGGCACCCCCAGCCGCCGGCCTTCTTTTCCTTCAGCCCTCCCCCCGGCCCCAGTCCCAGCCTGGCCCCAAGCCCCCTGAAGCTGTTCCCCTCGCAGGCCGCCCACcagctgggggagggagagagctaTTCCATGCAAACAGCGTTCCCAGGCCTGGTGCCCACTTCTCCCCACCTTGATGGCTCAGGGAGGCTGGACGCGCCCGTGACCTCTGCCAAGGCCCGGAGTGGGGCTCCGGGTGGAAGCGAGGGCCGCTGTGCTGTGTGTGGGGACAATGCTTCCTGCCAGCATTATGGTGTCCGCACCTGTGAGGGCTGCAAAGGCTTCTTCAAG CGCACAGTGCAGAAAAATGCCAAGTACATCTGCCTGGCTAACAAGGACTGCCCTGTGGACAAGAGGCGGCGAAACCGCTGCCAGTTCTGCCGCTTCCAGAAGTGCCTGGCCGTGGGCATGGTGAAGGAAG TTGTCCGGACAGACAGCCTGAAAGGACGGCGGGGTCGGCTCCCTTCAAAGCCCAAGCAGCCCCCAGAAACCTCCCCAGCACACCTACTCACCTCCTTGGTCCGGGCGCACTTGGACTCGGGGCCCAGCACTTCTAAACTGGACTACTCCAAG TTCCAGGAGCTGGCGCTGCCCCACTTCGGGAAAGAGGATGCTGGGGACGTGCAGCAGTTCTACGACCTGCTCTCGGGTTCCCTGGAGGTGATCCGCAAGTGGGCCGAGAAGATCCCCGGCTTTGCTGAACTGTTTCCCGGAGACCAGGACCTGCTGCTGGAGTCCGCCTTTCTGGAGCTCTTTATCCTCCGTCTGGCCTACCG GTCTAAACCAGCCGAGGGGAAGCTCATCTTCTGCTCAGGCCTGGTGCTGCACCGCCTGCAATGCGCCCGTGGCTTCGGGGACTGGATCGACAGCATCTTGGCCTTCTCGCGCTCCCTGCACAGCTTGGTGGTCGACATCCCTGCCTTCGCCTGCCTCTCCGCGCTTGTCCTCATCACAG gcaagtcttgggacctctctgggcctcactttGTCCCTTGGAAGATGAGGATGACGAGCATTGCTGCCTTGCTGGGCTTCTG A
- the NR4A1 gene encoding nuclear receptor subfamily 4 group A member 1 isoform X3 — protein MPCIQAQYGTPAPSPGPRDHLAGDLLTPELSKPTMDLASPEAAPAVPTALPSFSTFMDGYTGEFDTFLYQLSGTAQPCSSASSSASSTSSSSATSPASASFKFEDFQVYGCYPGTLSGPLDETLSSSGSDYYGSPCSAPSPSTPSFQPPQLSPWDGSFGPFSPSQTYEGLRAWTEQLPKASGHPQPPAFFSFSPPPGPSPSLAPSPLKLFPSQAAHQLGEGESYSMQTAFPGLVPTSPHLDGSGRLDAPVTSAKARSGAPGGSEGRCAVCGDNASCQHYGVRTCEGCKGFFKRTVQKNAKYICLANKDCPVDKRRRNRCQFCRFQKCLAVGMVKEVVRTDSLKGRRGRLPSKPKQPPETSPAHLLTSLVRAHLDSGPSTSKLDYSKFQELALPHFGKEDAGDVQQFYDLLSGSLEVIRKWAEKIPGFAELFPGDQDLLLESAFLELFILRLAYRPAWAAGASPGRGAAEPHCQLPEGARLGRGG, from the exons atgccCTGTATCCAAGCCCAGTATGGGACACCAGCACCAAGCCCAGGACCCCGTGACCACCTGGCAGGCGACCTCCTGACCCCCGAGCTCAGCAAGCCCACCATGGACCTGGCCAGCCCCGAGGCGGCCCCCGCTGTCCCTACCGCCTTGCCCAGCTTCAGCACCTTCATGGACGGCTACACAGGGGAGTTTGACACCTTCCTCTACCAACTGTCAGGCACAGCCCAGCCGTGCTCCTCGGCCTCCTCCTCGGCCTCCTCCACGTCCTCATCGTCAgccacctccccagcctctgcTTCCTTCAAGTTCGAGGACTTCCAGGTGTACGGCTGCTACCCTGGCACGCTGAGTGGCCCTCTGGACGAGACCCTGTCCTCCAGCGGCTCTGACTACTATGGCAGTCCCTGCTCTGCACCGTCACCATCCACGCCCAGCTTCCAGCCTCCCCAGCTCTCTCCCTGGGATGGCTCCTTTGGCCCCTTCTCGCCCAGCCAGACTTACGAAGGCCTGCGGgcatggacagagcagctgcCCAAGGCTTCTGGGCACCCCCAGCCGCCGGCCTTCTTTTCCTTCAGCCCTCCCCCCGGCCCCAGTCCCAGCCTGGCCCCAAGCCCCCTGAAGCTGTTCCCCTCGCAGGCCGCCCACcagctgggggagggagagagctaTTCCATGCAAACAGCGTTCCCAGGCCTGGTGCCCACTTCTCCCCACCTTGATGGCTCAGGGAGGCTGGACGCGCCCGTGACCTCTGCCAAGGCCCGGAGTGGGGCTCCGGGTGGAAGCGAGGGCCGCTGTGCTGTGTGTGGGGACAATGCTTCCTGCCAGCATTATGGTGTCCGCACCTGTGAGGGCTGCAAAGGCTTCTTCAAG CGCACAGTGCAGAAAAATGCCAAGTACATCTGCCTGGCTAACAAGGACTGCCCTGTGGACAAGAGGCGGCGAAACCGCTGCCAGTTCTGCCGCTTCCAGAAGTGCCTGGCCGTGGGCATGGTGAAGGAAG TTGTCCGGACAGACAGCCTGAAAGGACGGCGGGGTCGGCTCCCTTCAAAGCCCAAGCAGCCCCCAGAAACCTCCCCAGCACACCTACTCACCTCCTTGGTCCGGGCGCACTTGGACTCGGGGCCCAGCACTTCTAAACTGGACTACTCCAAG TTCCAGGAGCTGGCGCTGCCCCACTTCGGGAAAGAGGATGCTGGGGACGTGCAGCAGTTCTACGACCTGCTCTCGGGTTCCCTGGAGGTGATCCGCAAGTGGGCCGAGAAGATCCCCGGCTTTGCTGAACTGTTTCCCGGAGACCAGGACCTGCTGCTGGAGTCCGCCTTTCTGGAGCTCTTTATCCTCCGTCTGGCCTACCG ACCGGCATGGGCTGCAGGAGCCTCGCCGGGTAGAGGAGCTGCAGAACCGCATTGCCAGCTGCCTGAAGGAGCACGTCTCGGCCGAGGCGGGTGA